The genome window CAACCACTGGCTAGCGGGCGTTATGGACGAAATCAGGGCCAAGACCGCGGCCAAGTCAATGGCGCGGCTCCCGGTTGTGGAGAAAACGCGAGGGTTTGCCGCAAGTAGCCTATCGACGGCGCTGTTTTTGCGGGGATTTCCCCCGTCGAGGCGGCCTGCCTGCGTCTGATGCACCCCCTCCGGCTGACGGCGCAGCGACAGAAACGGGGCGCGTAGCCGGTTTTGATTCGGCACGCGCGGCCTGCGGGGCGGCGCGCTCGCGACGCGCCTTCGCCCATATGTTGAAAGCCTCGATCACCGCCGCAAAGCCCATCGCAAAGTAGATGTAGCCCCGCGGGATGTGGACCTCGAAGCCGTCCGCGATGAGCGCCACGCCGATCAGGAATAGAAAGGCAAGGCCGAGCATCTTCGTCGTCGGATGCCTCTTGATGAATTCCGCGACCGGGTTCGCCGCAAGAAACATTACTGCGATTGCGATGCAGACAGCCGCCACCATTACTTCGATGTGCTGTGCAAGGCCAACCGCCATGATGATTGAATCGAGCGAGAAGACCGCATCCATCAGCGCGATCTGCGCGATGACGGCC of Rhodomicrobium vannielii ATCC 17100 contains these proteins:
- a CDS encoding TerC family protein, translated to MELLLDPSVWAALVTLTALEIVLGIDNIVVLSILTQRLPPEQARQARAIGLTLALVLRIAMLFAISWIIHLTYPVFSVIGREFSWRDLIMIGGGLFLLVKATQEIHASVEGDGHASNSAAKASYGAVIAQIALMDAVFSLDSIIMAVGLAQHIEVMVAAVCIAIAVMFLAANPVAEFIKRHPTTKMLGLAFLFLIGVALIADGFEVHIPRGYIYFAMGFAAVIEAFNIWAKARRERAAPQAARAESKPATRPVSVAAPSAGGGASDAGRPPRRGKSPQKQRRR